One window from the genome of Prochlorococcus marinus CUG1438 encodes:
- a CDS encoding carbon-nitrogen hydrolase family protein: MTDFLVAALQITSTSNVEANFVEAEEQIELAARRGAELIGLPENFAFLGEDEEKLNLASELSVKCTNFLKTMAQRYQVFLLGGGYPVPAGDGSHTLNRSALFGRDGQVLAKYDKIHLFDVDLPDGNLYKESSTILSGEKYPPVVDIPGLCKVGLSICYDVRFPELYRYLSLNGAELIMIPAAFTAFTGKDHWQILLQARAIENTAYVVAPAQTGIHYGRRQSHGHAMVIDPWGTVLSDAGKTQGAAIAPADKERVKKIREQMPSLKHRKNKLFSN; this comes from the coding sequence TTGACTGATTTTTTAGTAGCTGCATTACAAATTACGAGCACTTCTAATGTTGAAGCTAATTTCGTAGAAGCAGAAGAACAGATCGAATTAGCTGCTAGAAGAGGTGCTGAATTAATTGGTTTACCTGAGAATTTTGCCTTTTTGGGAGAGGATGAAGAAAAACTTAATTTAGCTTCTGAATTGTCAGTGAAATGTACAAATTTTCTCAAAACTATGGCGCAACGATATCAAGTATTCCTTTTGGGAGGAGGATACCCTGTTCCCGCTGGTGATGGTAGTCATACTTTAAATAGGTCAGCACTTTTTGGAAGAGATGGGCAAGTTTTGGCAAAATATGACAAAATTCATTTGTTTGATGTTGATTTGCCAGACGGGAATTTATATAAGGAATCATCTACTATATTATCGGGAGAAAAATATCCCCCAGTTGTAGATATCCCTGGTTTATGTAAAGTGGGATTATCAATTTGTTACGACGTTAGGTTCCCTGAACTTTATAGATATTTGTCTTTGAATGGCGCAGAGTTAATTATGATTCCCGCAGCTTTTACAGCATTTACTGGGAAAGATCACTGGCAAATCTTATTACAAGCACGGGCTATCGAGAATACAGCATATGTAGTCGCTCCAGCTCAAACTGGAATCCATTATGGGAGAAGACAAAGTCATGGTCACGCTATGGTTATAGACCCATGGGGGACTGTTTTGTCTGATGCTGGAAAAACTCAGGGTGCCGCGATAGCCCCAGCTGATAAAGAAAGAGTAAAAAAAATTAGGGAGCAGATGCCAAGTCTTAAGCATCGAAAAAATAAATTATTTTCAAACTAA
- the aroA gene encoding 3-phosphoshikimate 1-carboxyvinyltransferase, which yields MNNTRTIKGGGNLRGKIKVPGDKSISHRALIIGSIAQGETTIEGFLHSEDPLSTAECLKKLGVNIPQIIKDEPFTISGVGLNGLKEPKAILNCGNSGTTMRLLMGLLAGQEGKNFILTGDNSLNERPMGRVGKPLSLMGGKIFGRESGNKAPISIDGNKLKGCVIGTPVASAQVKSAILLAGLKASGTTSVIEPASSRDHTERMLKAFGADISIRGELGRNVVVKSGRNLIGQTILVPGDISSASFWMIAASIVPNSEVLIKNVGLNPTRTGILNIMDLMGCNYEILDKSIVAGEPIGSIKVRTANNLRSFTIEGDILPKLVDEIPILTVAACFCDGVSEINDAQELRVKETDRLKVMARQLRKFGAVIKEKEDGLIINGQSKFNSAEVDSETDHRVSMSLAIASLLAKGTSKINRADASNVSYPTFWEDLAKLTY from the coding sequence ATGAATAATACCCGCACAATAAAAGGTGGAGGTAATTTAAGAGGAAAAATAAAAGTACCTGGAGACAAATCTATTTCCCATAGAGCTCTGATAATTGGAAGTATTGCCCAGGGTGAAACCACTATTGAGGGTTTTTTACATTCTGAGGATCCACTTTCAACAGCCGAATGTCTAAAGAAATTGGGTGTAAATATTCCACAAATAATAAAAGATGAACCTTTCACTATTTCAGGCGTGGGGCTCAACGGATTGAAAGAGCCTAAAGCAATTCTCAATTGTGGAAATTCAGGAACCACTATGAGGTTACTAATGGGTTTATTAGCCGGTCAAGAAGGTAAGAATTTTATCTTAACTGGGGATAATTCTCTTAATGAAAGGCCAATGGGGAGAGTAGGGAAACCTTTATCTTTGATGGGTGGAAAAATTTTTGGGAGAGAAAGTGGTAACAAAGCTCCGATTTCAATTGATGGGAATAAACTTAAAGGATGTGTTATTGGAACTCCTGTAGCAAGTGCTCAAGTAAAGTCGGCAATATTATTAGCTGGCCTTAAAGCTTCTGGAACTACTTCTGTTATTGAGCCAGCATCATCAAGGGATCATACCGAAAGAATGTTAAAAGCATTTGGAGCAGATATAAGTATTAGAGGGGAATTAGGAAGAAATGTAGTAGTTAAATCAGGAAGAAATTTAATTGGGCAAACTATATTAGTCCCTGGAGACATTAGCTCTGCATCCTTTTGGATGATTGCCGCGTCTATAGTGCCAAATTCAGAGGTTTTAATTAAGAATGTTGGATTAAACCCTACAAGAACAGGAATCTTAAATATTATGGATTTAATGGGTTGCAATTATGAGATTTTAGATAAATCAATAGTTGCGGGAGAACCTATTGGATCTATTAAAGTTAGAACTGCAAATAATTTAAGATCATTTACTATTGAAGGAGACATACTCCCAAAACTTGTAGATGAAATTCCTATACTTACCGTAGCAGCTTGCTTTTGTGATGGAGTTTCTGAAATTAATGATGCGCAGGAATTAAGAGTTAAGGAAACAGACAGATTAAAAGTTATGGCAAGGCAATTACGGAAATTCGGTGCTGTAATAAAAGAGAAAGAGGATGGACTAATAATTAATGGGCAATCAAAATTTAATTCTGCAGAGGTAGATAGTGAAACCGATCATCGTGTATCAATGAGTCTTGCTATAGCTTCACTTCTTGCCAAAGGAACCTCGAAGATAAATAGAGCAGATGCTTCTAACGTTTCTTATCCCACTTTTTGGGAAGACCTTGCAAAATTGACTTACTAA
- a CDS encoding SAM-dependent methyltransferase, with protein MSEFKEVLTEDGSYSLRSVFFQENFHSLLGALEETKIKFTAPSDLQRFKGKSLNVLDICFGLGYNSASLLNELIKQKSYLNLYALEINKKPLEYALKNQSFEQLWAPKVKKILDSLYLNDSFDDQFFKCRMLWGDAREKINTIPAAIKFDLIYLDGFSPQKCPQVWTIEFLSKVSQKLHPQGYLITYSSSAAVRKTLRNLGLEIFTIKPSFNERTFWSQGTVAIAKFDKNKMNSNLNLEKLSVMEEEHLLTKASIPYRDTNLNSTKDDIIKKRLDEQLFSNLVPTKKWRKKWGMTKSSFKS; from the coding sequence TTGTCTGAATTCAAAGAAGTTTTAACAGAAGATGGAAGTTACTCTTTAAGGAGTGTATTTTTTCAAGAAAATTTCCATAGCTTATTGGGAGCACTTGAAGAAACAAAAATAAAATTTACAGCTCCTTCAGATTTGCAAAGATTTAAGGGCAAATCTCTTAATGTTTTGGATATATGTTTTGGTTTAGGATATAATTCTGCCTCTTTATTAAACGAATTAATTAAACAAAAGTCTTATTTGAATTTGTATGCCTTAGAGATTAATAAAAAGCCTCTCGAATATGCCCTCAAGAATCAATCTTTTGAACAATTATGGGCTCCAAAAGTCAAAAAAATTTTGGATTCTTTATACCTAAATGATAGCTTTGATGATCAATTTTTTAAATGCAGAATGTTGTGGGGTGATGCCAGAGAAAAAATAAATACTATTCCTGCAGCTATTAAATTCGATCTGATTTATTTAGACGGTTTTTCTCCTCAAAAATGTCCACAAGTTTGGACAATTGAATTTTTATCAAAGGTTTCACAAAAACTTCATCCTCAGGGTTATTTAATAACCTATTCATCCTCAGCCGCAGTAAGAAAAACTTTAAGAAATCTTGGTTTAGAAATTTTTACTATCAAACCAAGTTTTAATGAAAGAACTTTTTGGAGTCAAGGCACTGTGGCAATAGCAAAATTTGACAAGAATAAAATGAACTCTAATCTCAATCTTGAAAAGTTATCTGTCATGGAAGAGGAGCATCTTCTTACTAAAGCTAGTATTCCTTATAGAGATACAAATTTAAACTCAACTAAAGACGATATCATAAAAAAAAGATTGGATGAACAATTATTCTCAAATCTAGTACCTACAAAGAAATGGAGAAAAAAGTGGGGAATGACGAAGTCGTCCTTTAAGAGTTAG
- a CDS encoding 2-phosphosulfolactate phosphatase family protein, whose product MNLSYYHVANDVPDVSPDIAVVIDVLRATTTISWALKNGADCIQVFADLDLLKESAIKWHSDKRLMIGERGGKKIDGFDLGNSPLSVTKKIVNGKRLFMSTTNGTKSLQKVQHAKHLFAMALPNRRAVAEKIISLRSENVLILGSGWEGSYSLEDSLAAGALASYLEDNCDWEVTIVNDELQAALALWDLWKNDILKCLKTATHGKRLTSLGDYEEDFKCCSELDCLDIVPAQVERGVIRAS is encoded by the coding sequence ATTAATCTTTCTTATTATCATGTCGCAAACGATGTTCCAGATGTAAGTCCAGATATTGCTGTGGTAATTGATGTTTTAAGGGCTACAACCACTATTTCTTGGGCTTTGAAAAATGGGGCTGACTGTATACAAGTTTTTGCAGATTTAGATTTATTGAAAGAATCCGCTATTAAATGGCATTCCGATAAGAGACTAATGATTGGTGAAAGAGGTGGAAAGAAAATTGATGGCTTTGACTTAGGAAATTCTCCTTTATCAGTTACGAAAAAAATTGTTAATGGTAAAAGATTGTTTATGAGCACTACAAATGGAACTAAATCTTTGCAAAAAGTACAACATGCAAAGCATTTATTTGCTATGGCACTGCCGAATAGACGGGCGGTTGCTGAAAAAATTATTTCATTAAGAAGCGAAAATGTTTTAATACTTGGTAGTGGTTGGGAAGGCTCATACTCATTAGAGGACTCTTTAGCGGCTGGTGCACTAGCCTCTTACTTGGAAGATAACTGCGATTGGGAAGTTACTATTGTTAATGATGAATTACAGGCTGCTTTGGCGCTCTGGGATCTATGGAAAAATGATATTTTAAAATGTTTAAAAACAGCAACTCATGGCAAAAGATTGACAAGTCTCGGTGATTATGAGGAGGATTTTAAATGTTGCTCTGAACTTGATTGCTTAGATATTGTTCCTGCTCAAGTTGAAAGAGGTGTGATTCGTGCTTCATGA